Proteins from one Mycobacterium sp. HUMS_12744610 genomic window:
- a CDS encoding DUF2771 domain-containing protein yields the protein MRPRRKRGVRLLALTLVTLLAVGGGVATWLLVRHPGPQRPQISAYSHGHLARVGPYMYCNVLDLNDCQNPQTQGELPVDARYPVQLSVPEAIARAPWRLLQVYEDPANTTATLFRPHTRMAVTIPSVDRQRGRLTGIVVQLLTLALDRSGELRDVPHAEWSVRLTF from the coding sequence GTGAGACCGCGGCGCAAGCGCGGGGTGAGGTTGCTGGCCCTGACCCTGGTGACGTTGCTGGCCGTGGGCGGCGGGGTCGCGACCTGGCTGTTGGTGCGCCACCCCGGTCCGCAGCGGCCGCAGATCAGCGCGTACTCGCACGGACACCTGGCCCGGGTCGGGCCGTACATGTACTGCAACGTGCTCGACCTCAACGACTGCCAGAACCCGCAGACCCAGGGCGAACTGCCGGTCGACGCCCGCTACCCGGTGCAGCTCTCGGTGCCCGAGGCCATCGCCCGGGCGCCCTGGCGGCTCCTGCAGGTCTACGAGGACCCGGCCAACACGACGGCCACCCTGTTCCGTCCGCACACCCGGATGGCGGTCACCATCCCCTCGGTCGACCGCCAACGCGGCCGGCTCACCGGGATAGTCGTGCAGTTGCTGACGCTGGCGCTGGACCGCTCCGGCGAGTTGCGCGACGTCCCGCACGCGGAATGGTCCGTGCGGCTTACCTTCTGA
- a CDS encoding DUF2530 domain-containing protein, whose amino-acid sequence MSVESGRSRTPPPLPPALLEVWPVIAVGAAGWLAAAVAAFLVPTLQSWRPVAVAGLAVGLLGTGIFVWQLAAARRGDRGAQAGLETYLHRR is encoded by the coding sequence ATGTCCGTCGAGTCGGGCCGGAGCCGCACACCACCACCGCTGCCGCCAGCGTTGCTCGAGGTATGGCCGGTCATCGCGGTGGGCGCCGCGGGATGGCTGGCCGCCGCGGTGGCCGCCTTCCTCGTCCCGACGCTGCAGAGTTGGCGCCCGGTGGCGGTGGCCGGACTGGCCGTGGGGTTGCTCGGTACGGGCATCTTCGTCTGGCAGCTGGCCGCGGCCCGTCGCGGTGACCGCGGTGCGCAGGCCGGCCTCGAGACGTATCTCCACCGGAGATAA
- a CDS encoding SRPBCC family protein: MAAELLQAEIEIAAPASKVWELISDLRRMRQWSPQCRWMKAFGPLHAGVRTLNLNRRGWLFWFTTCTVIEVVPEKRLAFKVDVNRTIWSYELEPHDRGTRLIESRHAENGVTAFSNLTANAFFGGTTKFERELLAGIDISLAKIKAAAENG, encoded by the coding sequence ATGGCCGCCGAGCTACTGCAGGCCGAAATCGAGATCGCGGCACCGGCGTCGAAAGTCTGGGAGCTGATCTCCGATTTGCGGCGCATGCGCCAGTGGAGCCCACAGTGCCGGTGGATGAAGGCGTTCGGCCCGCTGCACGCCGGTGTTCGCACCCTCAACCTCAACCGTCGCGGCTGGTTGTTCTGGTTCACCACATGCACCGTCATCGAGGTCGTCCCCGAAAAGCGGCTCGCCTTCAAGGTCGACGTCAACCGCACCATCTGGAGCTACGAGCTCGAGCCGCATGACCGGGGCACGCGGCTGATCGAGAGTCGGCACGCCGAAAACGGTGTGACGGCATTTTCGAACCTCACGGCGAACGCGTTTTTCGGCGGAACCACCAAATTCGAGCGCGAATTGCTCGCGGGCATCGATATCTCGCTGGCGAAGATCAAAGCCGCCGCCGAGAACGGTTAG
- a CDS encoding MFS transporter, with product MSGRRRDDPGRAAPNPGRRTHSDLRRAANPHPGLANYPPDGSDQRRARRPPPMPSANRYLPPLGERPEPDRGSSAPRGPVAGERITVTRAAAQRSREMGSRMYSMVQRAATADGADKSGLTALTWPVVANFAVDAAMAVALANTLFFAAATGESKGRVALYLLITIAPFAVIAPLIGPALDRLQHGRRVALATSFALRTGLAALLIMNYDGPSGSYPSWVLYPCALAMMVLSKSFSVLRSAVTPRVMPPTIDLVRVNSRLTVFGLLGGTIAGGAIAAGVEFVCTHLFKLPGALFVVVAVTVVGAMLSMRIPRWVEVTAGEVPATLSYRRDSGPLRRSWPEEVKKVSGTLRQPLGRNIITSLWGNCTVKVMVGFLFLYPAFVAKAHQANGWVQLGMLGMIGAAAGIGNFAGNFASARLQLGRPAVLVVRCAVAVCTVALAAAVAGNLMVAVIATLVTSGSSAIAKASLDASLQNDLPEESRASGFGRSESTLQLAWVLGGALGVLVYTEWWIGFTAVTALLILGLAQTLVSFRGDSLIPGLGGNRPVMVEQEGRRRGTGRPAAVPE from the coding sequence GTGTCTGGACGGCGGCGTGACGATCCGGGCCGCGCGGCCCCCAACCCGGGCCGCCGGACCCATTCGGACCTCCGGAGGGCGGCCAACCCGCATCCCGGCCTGGCCAACTACCCGCCTGACGGCTCCGACCAGCGGCGCGCGCGCCGTCCACCGCCGATGCCTAGCGCCAACCGCTACCTGCCGCCCCTGGGCGAACGACCCGAACCGGACCGCGGTAGCAGCGCGCCGCGCGGTCCCGTCGCGGGCGAACGCATCACCGTCACCCGCGCCGCGGCGCAGCGCAGCCGGGAGATGGGTTCCCGGATGTACTCGATGGTGCAACGCGCCGCCACGGCCGACGGCGCGGACAAGTCCGGGCTGACGGCGCTGACCTGGCCGGTGGTGGCGAATTTCGCGGTGGACGCCGCGATGGCCGTGGCCCTGGCCAACACGCTATTCTTCGCCGCGGCCACCGGGGAGAGCAAGGGCCGTGTCGCCCTGTATCTGCTGATCACCATCGCCCCGTTCGCGGTGATCGCGCCGCTGATCGGTCCGGCGCTGGACCGGTTGCAGCACGGCCGCCGCGTGGCGCTGGCGACCTCGTTCGCGCTGCGCACGGGGTTGGCGGCGCTGTTGATCATGAACTACGACGGCCCGTCCGGCAGCTATCCCTCGTGGGTGCTCTATCCCTGCGCGCTGGCCATGATGGTGCTGTCGAAGTCGTTCAGCGTGCTGCGCAGCGCCGTCACGCCCAGGGTGATGCCGCCGACCATCGACCTGGTGCGGGTCAACTCCCGGCTGACCGTGTTCGGCCTGCTGGGCGGTACCATCGCCGGCGGCGCGATCGCGGCGGGTGTCGAGTTCGTCTGCACCCACCTGTTCAAGCTGCCGGGCGCGTTGTTCGTCGTCGTCGCCGTCACGGTCGTCGGCGCCATGCTGTCGATGCGGATTCCGCGCTGGGTCGAGGTGACCGCCGGTGAAGTCCCCGCGACGTTGAGCTACCGCCGGGACAGCGGCCCGCTGCGCCGCAGCTGGCCCGAAGAGGTCAAAAAGGTCAGCGGAACACTACGACAACCACTGGGCCGCAACATCATCACTTCGCTGTGGGGCAATTGCACCGTGAAGGTCATGGTGGGCTTTTTGTTCTTGTACCCGGCGTTCGTGGCCAAGGCGCACCAGGCGAACGGCTGGGTGCAACTGGGCATGCTGGGCATGATCGGGGCCGCGGCGGGCATCGGCAACTTCGCCGGCAACTTCGCCAGCGCCCGCCTGCAACTGGGCAGGCCCGCGGTGCTGGTGGTGCGCTGCGCGGTGGCGGTGTGCACCGTCGCGCTGGCGGCGGCGGTGGCGGGCAACCTGATGGTGGCGGTGATCGCCACCCTGGTCACGTCGGGCTCGAGCGCGATCGCCAAGGCCTCGCTGGATGCGTCGTTGCAGAACGATCTGCCGGAGGAGTCGCGGGCGTCGGGGTTCGGGCGCTCGGAGTCGACGCTGCAGCTGGCCTGGGTGCTGGGCGGGGCGCTGGGCGTCCTGGTGTACACGGAATGGTGGATCGGCTTCACCGCGGTCACCGCCCTGCTCATCCTCGGGCTGGCGCAGACCCTGGTGAGCTTCCGCGGCGACTCGCTGATTCCCGGGCTCGGGGGCAATCGCCCGGTCATGGTCGAGCAGGAAGGCAGGCGGCGCGGCACGGGCAGGCCGGCGGCGGTGCCGGAGTGA